The Limnochorda sp. LNt genome includes a region encoding these proteins:
- the tsaB gene encoding tRNA (adenosine(37)-N6)-threonylcarbamoyltransferase complex dimerization subunit type 1 TsaB codes for MSGGRILAIDTATRTLGVALGGEAGWWLSSAHPGGGGRGEAIVEVIRRGLAEAGWRGADLDGVAVAAGPGSYTGLRIGLAVAKALAWAWELPLVGVDTLMAMALAAGWAAPWWWRPSTPGGRGLRRRLRRAAEPPVAALEPARAMPVEELAEAARRHARDRGVTVAAAVGDGCHRYAQTLARLSELEYIWVPEACQLARPVAVGRLGGWSLSEGRRDDPLTLGARYLKATEAERRWQQPPRSP; via the coding sequence GTGAGCGGCGGTCGGATCCTGGCCATCGACACGGCCACCCGCACGCTGGGCGTCGCCCTGGGCGGCGAGGCCGGCTGGTGGCTGAGCTCGGCCCACCCGGGCGGGGGCGGGCGGGGCGAGGCCATCGTCGAGGTGATCCGGCGGGGGCTGGCCGAGGCGGGATGGCGGGGCGCCGACCTGGACGGCGTGGCGGTGGCGGCCGGGCCCGGCTCCTACACGGGGCTGCGCATCGGCCTGGCGGTGGCCAAGGCGCTGGCGTGGGCGTGGGAGCTCCCCCTGGTGGGGGTCGACACGCTGATGGCCATGGCGCTGGCCGCCGGCTGGGCGGCGCCCTGGTGGTGGCGGCCATCGACGCCCGGCGGGCGAGGTCTTCGGCGGCGTCTACGCCGGGCGGCCGAACCGCCCGTGGCGGCGCTGGAGCCGGCCCGCGCCATGCCCGTGGAGGAGCTGGCCGAAGCGGCCCGGCGCCACGCCCGCGACCGGGGCGTGACGGTGGCGGCGGCGGTGGGTGACGGCTGCCATCGGTACGCCCAGACCCTGGCGAGGCTGTCCGAGTTGGAGTACATTTGGGTCCCCGAGGCGTGCCAGCTGGCGCGGCCGGTGGCCGTGGGCCGGCTGGGGGGGTGGTCGCTCTCGGAGGGACGCCGGGACGACCCGCTGACGCTGGGCGCCCGGTACTTGAAGGCGACGGAGGCCGAACGCCGATGGCAGCAGCCGCCGAGGAGCCCCTGA
- a CDS encoding gamma-glutamyl-gamma-aminobutyrate hydrolase family protein gives MEPAEGQRPLIGIVSGQERDREGAARLVLPRAYASAVEMAGGAPVLIPLVEDTRLAESYLEALDGLLLAGGGDVDPARFGEDPSPHLGSVDPERDALELALARRALELDLPILGICRGMQVLNVAAGGSLYQDIGAQVPHPLQHRQSAPRWYPIHEVRLEPESLVGRILQVESVRVNSFHHQAVRTVAPPFRVAAKSKDAVVEAVESRAHAFAVGVQWHPECMVERYPVQRLLFTAFVKAARGARVRRAAPAETVRAATAPAARG, from the coding sequence ATGGAGCCGGCCGAGGGCCAACGGCCGCTCATCGGCATCGTATCGGGGCAGGAGAGGGACCGGGAGGGGGCGGCGCGGCTGGTGCTGCCCCGGGCCTACGCCAGCGCGGTGGAGATGGCTGGCGGCGCGCCGGTCCTCATCCCCCTGGTGGAGGACACCCGCCTGGCGGAGAGCTACCTGGAGGCCCTCGACGGCCTGCTGCTGGCCGGCGGGGGCGACGTGGACCCCGCCCGCTTCGGCGAGGATCCCTCGCCGCACCTGGGCTCCGTCGACCCGGAGCGGGACGCGCTGGAGCTCGCGCTGGCCCGCCGGGCCCTGGAGCTGGACCTGCCGATCCTCGGCATCTGCCGGGGCATGCAGGTGCTCAACGTGGCCGCGGGGGGCAGCCTCTACCAGGACATCGGGGCGCAGGTGCCCCACCCCCTCCAGCACCGCCAGTCGGCGCCGCGGTGGTATCCCATCCACGAGGTGCGCCTCGAGCCCGAGAGCCTGGTGGGGCGCATCCTGCAGGTCGAGAGCGTGCGGGTCAACAGCTTCCACCACCAGGCGGTGCGGACGGTGGCCCCGCCGTTTCGGGTGGCGGCCAAGTCCAAGGACGCCGTGGTGGAGGCGGTGGAGAGCCGGGCCCACGCCTTCGCCGTGGGGGTCCAGTGGCACCCCGAGTGCATGGTGGAGCGCTACCCCGTCCAGCGCCTGCTCTTCACGGCCTTCGTCAAGGCCGCCCGAGGGGCGAGGGTCCGCCGCGCGGCGCCGGCCGAGACGGTCCGGGCCGCGACGGCCCCGGCAGCACGCGGGTGA
- the rimI gene encoding ribosomal protein S18-alanine N-acetyltransferase: MAAAAEEPLTVVIDPMRVRDLNDIMVIERLSFSTPWSRAAFLSELLDNDRAHYLVARADGRAVGYVGIWLVADEGHITNVAVHPDYRSRGVGRRLMEAITELARRKGMRRLTLEVRKSNVRAQRLYESLGFRSAGIRRGYYRDNNEDAIIMWRDLEQEREAGQR; this comes from the coding sequence ATGGCAGCAGCCGCCGAGGAGCCCCTGACCGTCGTCATCGACCCCATGCGGGTCCGGGACCTCAACGACATCATGGTGATCGAGCGGCTCTCGTTCAGCACGCCCTGGTCCAGGGCGGCTTTCCTGTCGGAGCTGCTCGACAACGACCGCGCCCACTACCTGGTCGCCCGGGCCGACGGTCGGGCCGTGGGGTACGTGGGCATCTGGCTGGTGGCCGACGAGGGGCACATCACCAACGTCGCGGTGCACCCCGACTACCGCAGCCGCGGCGTGGGCCGGCGCCTGATGGAGGCCATCACCGAGCTGGCGCGCCGCAAGGGCATGCGCCGGCTCACGCTCGAGGTGCGCAAGTCCAACGTCCGGGCCCAGCGCCTCTACGAATCGCTGGGCTTCCGCAGCGCCGGCATCCGGCGCGGCTACTACCGCGACAACAACGAGGACGCCATCATCATGTGGCGGGACCTGGAGCAGGAGCGGGAGGCCGGCCAGCGGTGA
- the tsaE gene encoding tRNA (adenosine(37)-N6)-threonylcarbamoyltransferase complex ATPase subunit type 1 TsaE produces MGAAWRLVADGPEATMRVGEALAERLAAGDVVALYGPLGAGKTTLVRGLARGLGAPEGAVVSPTFVYVREVRGGRLALYHVDAYRLVGRLDDEQARMLMEQLGLDWYLEAGGVVAVEWPEPIEASLPPERLVARLDFAGWPEGRILTLQGLGERPARLLEELAGRHGWRPVEGA; encoded by the coding sequence ATGGGTGCGGCGTGGCGGCTCGTCGCTGACGGTCCCGAGGCGACCATGCGGGTGGGCGAGGCCCTGGCCGAGCGGCTGGCCGCCGGCGACGTGGTGGCCCTCTACGGACCGCTGGGCGCCGGCAAGACCACCCTGGTGCGGGGGCTGGCCAGGGGCCTGGGCGCCCCCGAGGGGGCGGTGGTGAGCCCCACCTTCGTCTACGTGCGGGAGGTGCGGGGGGGACGGCTGGCCCTCTATCACGTCGATGCCTACCGCCTGGTGGGGCGTCTCGACGACGAGCAGGCGCGGATGCTGATGGAGCAGCTGGGGCTCGACTGGTACCTGGAGGCCGGGGGCGTCGTGGCGGTGGAGTGGCCGGAGCCCATCGAGGCGTCGCTGCCGCCGGAGCGGCTGGTGGCGAGGCTCGACTTCGCCGGCTGGCCCGAGGGGCGCATCCTGACCCTGCAGGGGCTGGGCGAGCGGCCGGCCCGGCTGCTCGAGGAGCTGGCCGGGCGGCACGGCTGGAGGCCGGTGGAGGGCGCGTGA
- the tsaD gene encoding tRNA (adenosine(37)-N6)-threonylcarbamoyltransferase complex transferase subunit TsaD yields the protein MRAYRGGPLLGIDTSCDDTAAAVVRGGREILSSVVASQVALHRRFGGVVPEIASRQHLLAILPVIQQALDEAGVRREQLEGVAATYGPGLVGSLLVGFMAGKALALALELPFVGVDHLEGHVASAWLARPDLQGPVVVLVASGGHTELFRAERPGRLRHLGGTRDDAAGEAFDKVGRLLDLGYPAGPAVDRLARRGRPGRVTLPRALRGSDTLDFSFSGLKTAALQHLLPAVRAGLPVEDAAAELQQAIVEVLVERLFEAAERTGARAVAVTGGVAANQGLREAVAERARRHGLEAVLPEPALCTDNGAMIAAAGHWRLLEQGPSPLEMAVDPSAQIGRGG from the coding sequence GTGAGGGCCTACCGGGGCGGGCCGCTGCTGGGCATCGACACCAGCTGTGACGACACGGCCGCCGCGGTGGTGCGGGGCGGCCGGGAGATCCTGTCGAGCGTGGTCGCCTCGCAGGTGGCGCTGCACCGGCGCTTCGGCGGGGTGGTGCCCGAGATCGCCTCGCGCCAGCACCTGCTGGCCATCCTGCCCGTCATCCAGCAGGCCCTCGACGAGGCGGGGGTGAGGCGGGAGCAGCTGGAGGGCGTCGCCGCCACCTACGGGCCCGGCCTGGTGGGAAGCCTGCTGGTGGGCTTCATGGCGGGCAAGGCCCTGGCGCTGGCCCTGGAGCTGCCCTTCGTCGGCGTCGATCACCTGGAGGGGCACGTCGCCTCGGCGTGGCTGGCCCGACCCGACCTGCAGGGGCCCGTCGTGGTGCTGGTGGCGTCGGGGGGCCACACCGAGCTCTTCCGCGCCGAGCGGCCCGGGCGGCTGCGGCACCTGGGAGGCACCCGCGACGACGCGGCCGGCGAGGCCTTCGACAAGGTGGGGCGGCTCCTGGACCTGGGCTACCCGGCCGGGCCGGCGGTCGACCGGCTCGCCCGCCGGGGGCGGCCCGGCAGGGTGACGCTGCCGCGGGCGTTGCGGGGCAGCGACACGCTCGACTTCAGCTTCAGCGGGCTCAAGACGGCGGCCCTGCAGCACCTGCTGCCCGCCGTGCGGGCGGGGCTGCCGGTGGAGGACGCCGCCGCCGAACTCCAGCAGGCGATCGTGGAGGTCCTGGTCGAAAGGCTCTTCGAGGCGGCGGAGCGCACGGGTGCGCGGGCCGTGGCCGTGACGGGGGGGGTGGCGGCCAACCAGGGGTTGCGGGAGGCCGTCGCCGAGCGGGCCCGCCGGCACGGGCTCGAGGCCGTGCTGCCGGAGCCGGCGCTCTGCACCGACAACGGGGCGATGATCGCGGCCGCCGGGCACTGGCGACTCCTGGAGCAGGGCCCGTCGCCGCTGGAGATGGCCGTGGACCCGTCGGCCCAGATCGGTCGGGGAGGTTGA
- a CDS encoding NDP-sugar synthase translates to MQTVKAIVMAGGQGSRLRPLTCDRPKPMVPVLGVPIMGHIVRLLADAGIREAITTLHLMPEQVMEHFGDGSAWGVRLQHLVEDEPLGTAGSVARARALTEGPVVVISGDALTDVDLAAVLDFHRQRGAACTLVLRRVEDPSEYGIVITGEDGRVRRFLEKPGRGQVFSDQANTGIYVLEPEALERVPEGRPFDFSKDLFPLLLREGQPLFGCVVDAYWSDIGTPEQYRHAHLDALAGRVRLPEAERGPGRWRRPGVWVGEGARVAPTARLEPPCHVGPGCEIDDGAEVGPFAVLGPGCWVGRGATIRHSVLWSACRVGPAAELRGVVLAESVTVGRGARLYEGAVVGRRARVGEAAVVAPDVRIWPDKVVDAHQYLRRPLVWAGTLSRAVVGPRGVRGEAGTELSPELAAAVAGAYASSLPPGEWLVVGHAGGAAARAWRWPRPAARRRRDAGALARRGCGGGGAAACRHAGGTPASPGPSTCTPTSPTAACACGSGRAGRGREGRDGPGHRRGRSPRRVAAGGREAFGAIALMRSCGEAPARRSRGPGGPGAPDGPAAGGEATAGVRGRGEGDGLPGRGGGRGGLAGLPPARRGAGAVRLRGGAGALGAAAGAGARSRRVGAPRPDRRAGPGLGRHGTPGP, encoded by the coding sequence GTGCAGACGGTCAAGGCCATCGTCATGGCGGGCGGCCAGGGCAGCCGCCTGCGTCCTCTCACGTGCGACCGGCCCAAGCCCATGGTGCCGGTGCTGGGCGTCCCCATCATGGGCCACATCGTGCGGCTGCTGGCCGACGCCGGCATCCGCGAGGCCATCACGACCCTTCACCTGATGCCCGAGCAGGTGATGGAGCACTTCGGCGACGGGTCGGCGTGGGGGGTGCGCCTGCAGCACCTGGTGGAGGACGAGCCCTTGGGCACGGCGGGCAGCGTGGCACGGGCCCGGGCGCTGACGGAGGGCCCCGTCGTGGTCATCAGCGGCGATGCCCTGACCGACGTCGACCTGGCGGCGGTGCTGGACTTCCACCGCCAGCGGGGGGCCGCCTGCACGCTGGTGCTGCGCCGGGTGGAGGATCCGTCGGAGTACGGCATCGTCATCACCGGCGAGGACGGGCGCGTCAGACGTTTCCTGGAGAAGCCGGGACGGGGGCAGGTCTTCTCGGACCAGGCCAACACGGGCATCTACGTCCTGGAGCCCGAGGCTCTGGAACGGGTGCCCGAGGGGCGGCCCTTCGACTTCAGCAAGGATCTCTTCCCCCTGCTCCTGCGGGAGGGGCAGCCGCTCTTCGGCTGCGTGGTCGACGCCTACTGGTCCGACATCGGCACGCCGGAGCAGTACCGCCACGCCCACCTCGACGCCCTGGCGGGCCGGGTGCGCCTGCCCGAGGCGGAGCGGGGGCCGGGGCGCTGGCGCCGCCCCGGGGTCTGGGTGGGCGAGGGGGCCCGGGTGGCCCCGACGGCCCGACTGGAGCCGCCCTGCCACGTGGGGCCCGGATGCGAGATCGACGACGGCGCCGAGGTGGGGCCCTTCGCCGTGCTGGGGCCCGGCTGCTGGGTGGGGCGGGGCGCCACCATCCGCCACAGCGTGCTGTGGAGCGCCTGCCGGGTCGGGCCGGCGGCGGAGCTGCGGGGGGTCGTGCTGGCCGAGTCGGTGACCGTGGGCCGGGGCGCCCGGCTCTACGAGGGGGCCGTGGTGGGGCGACGGGCCCGGGTGGGCGAGGCGGCGGTGGTGGCGCCCGACGTGCGCATCTGGCCCGACAAGGTGGTCGACGCCCACCAGTACCTGCGCCGCCCCCTGGTCTGGGCCGGCACCCTGTCGCGGGCGGTGGTGGGGCCGAGAGGGGTGCGGGGCGAGGCCGGCACGGAGCTCTCCCCCGAGCTGGCGGCCGCCGTGGCAGGCGCCTACGCCTCGTCGCTGCCGCCCGGAGAGTGGCTGGTGGTGGGCCACGCCGGAGGCGCGGCGGCGCGGGCCTGGCGCTGGCCGCGGCCAGCGGCGCGGCGTCGGCGGGACGCCGGTGCGCTGGCTCGACGAGGCTGCGGCGGCGGAGGTGCGGCGGCCTGCCGCCACGCAGGCGGCACCCCCGCATCGCCGGGGCCGTCTACGTGCACGCCGACGAGCCCGACGGCGGCGTGCGCCTGCGGCTCTGGACGAGCGGGGCGTGGACGCGAGGGCCGCGACGGCCCGGGGCATCGACGGGGCCGTTCGCCGCGACGAGTGGCGGCGGGTGGGCGAGAGGCGTTCGGCGCCATCGCCCTGATGAGGAGCTGCGGCGAGGCGCCCGCGAGGCGATCTCGAGGCCCTGGCGGCCCGGGTGCTCCGGATGGCCCGGCGGCTGGCGGCGAGGCCACAGCGGGCGTCCGCGGGCGGGGTGAGGGCGACGGCCTGCCGGGTCGGGGTGGTGGCCGAGGAGGCCTCGCCGGCCTCCCGCCTGCTCGAAGAGGCGCTGGCGCGGTGCGGCTTCGAGGTGGTGCGGGCGCGCTCGGCGCAGCCGCCGGAGCTGGGGCCCGCTCCCGTCGTGTGGGTGCGCCTCGACCGGACCGGCGAGCAGGTCCGGGCCTGGGACGCCACGGGACGCCCGGTCCCTGA
- the fsa gene encoding fructose-6-phosphate aldolase — protein MQLYLDTASVAEIKEAASWGILAGVTTNPTLVAKEGRPFVRILEEICEIVKGPVSAEVVGQDAETMVKEARELSRVAPNIVVKIPITVEGLKAVSRVSREGIRTNVTLIFTPLQALLAARAGASYVSPFVGRLDDIGHTGLEVVQDTVEIFDQHGIETQVIAASIRHPVHVLEAARAGAHVATVPFAVLKAMVLHPLTDRGLERFLADWAKVPPSAMPGNA, from the coding sequence GTGCAGTTGTACCTCGACACCGCCAGCGTGGCCGAGATCAAGGAGGCCGCGAGCTGGGGCATCCTGGCCGGGGTGACCACCAACCCGACGCTGGTGGCCAAGGAGGGCCGGCCCTTCGTGCGGATCCTGGAGGAGATCTGCGAGATCGTCAAGGGCCCGGTCAGCGCCGAGGTGGTGGGCCAGGACGCCGAGACCATGGTCAAGGAGGCCCGGGAGCTCTCCCGGGTGGCGCCCAACATCGTGGTCAAGATCCCCATCACCGTCGAGGGGCTCAAGGCCGTCAGCCGGGTCTCCCGGGAGGGGATCCGCACCAACGTCACCCTCATCTTCACGCCGCTGCAGGCCCTGCTGGCCGCCCGGGCCGGCGCCAGCTACGTCAGCCCCTTCGTGGGGCGGCTGGATGACATCGGCCACACGGGGCTCGAGGTGGTCCAGGACACCGTCGAGATCTTCGACCAGCACGGCATCGAGACCCAGGTCATCGCCGCCAGCATCCGGCACCCGGTGCACGTCCTGGAGGCCGCCCGGGCCGGCGCCCACGTCGCGACGGTGCCGTTCGCGGTGCTCAAGGCCATGGTGCTGCATCCCCTCACCGACCGGGGGCTGGAGCGCTTCCTGGCCGACTGGGCCAAGGTGCCGCCATCGGCCATGCCGGGCAACGCCTGA